TGGTCAGCTCGGTGGCCGGCTGCGCCGACGACACGCTGGCCGGGCTGGTGGCCTGCAACCCCGGGCTGCGGCTGCTGCGGGGACACCGGGTGGCCCTGCGCGCTGACCTGGCCGCCCTGCGGGGACGCGTGGCCCTGCTCTccggggggggctccggccACGAGCCCGCCCATGCAGGTGAGCGCCCACAGCCCCGCCGTGGGCTCGGTGCCCCCCCGGGCATCCCCGAGCCCCCCGTCCCTGCTCCTCCACAGGGTACATCGGGAAGGGCATGCTGAGCGGGGTGGTGGCCGGCGCCGTCTTCACCTCTCCCGCCGTGGGCAGCATCCTGGCGGCCATCCGGGCGGTGACGCAGGCTGGCGCAGGTATGGGGACGCGATGGGGCACTGGGGAGGTTGGCGGCCGTGCCGTCACCTaaccccctgcccctccccgcAGTGGGGACCCTCCTGATCGTGAAGAACTACACTGGGGACCGGCTGAACTTCGGGCTGGCGCTGGAGCGGGCACGGGCAGAGGGGGCTGACGTGcagatggtggtggtgggggacGACTGCGCTTTCACCACCCAGAAGAAAGCTGGGCGCCGCGGGCTGTGCGGCACCGTCCTCGTGCACAAGGTCCGTGGGGTCCCCTGGTGCCCCTAGGGGGGACGATGCACAGGGGTCCCTCGCCCATTGCTGCCCCCTTTGCAGGTGGCCGGGGCCCTGGCTGAGGCGGGGGCAAGCTTGGATGAGATTGTCAAGAGGGTGTCGGCGGTCGCCAAAGCCATGGGTACGTGCACGGGGCCCTCCCCAGTGGCAGATAAGAGGCACCGGCACGGGGTGGACTTCAGCCCGAGCCGGGCATCCCACGTGCCCGCAGCGTGGCTGGGGCATGGTCACGTTCCTGCCTCCCCGTGTGGCTGCCCGCGTGCCCGCCGCCTGCCCCGAAATCTGGCACGCATCCCTCCTTCTCCCCGCCACCTACAGGCACCCTGGGGCTCAGCCTGTCCCCGTGCAGCGTCCCCGGGTCCAAGCCCACCTTCCAGCTGGCTGACGATGAgatggagctggggctgggtgagGAGCTGCCCCCTTGCCTCCCCCCTGCGCCAGGCTGCTGGCGGCCGTGGGGGCCACGTGCCCCTCGGCCCTGGGCGTCAGCATGGGGTGACgctgccctgtccctgcagggatCCACGGCGAGGCGGGCGTGCGCAGGATGAAGGTGAGCAGCGTCCCCTCGCCCCggccctctccctgcccccctGCCCTGGCCTCACGGTCCCCTGCACCCCTGCCAGGTGATGCCGGCGGACGAGGCGGTGGAGACGATGCTGGCGCACATGACAGACCCTGCCAATGCCTCCCATCTGCCCCTGAGCCGCGGTGAGCCCTCGTGTTTCCCCGGGCACCCCCTGCACGTGCAGGGCAGGGGCCTCACTCTGCTCGCTGCCTCGCAGGTGCTTctgtggtgctggtggtgaACAACCTGGGCGGGCTGTcctgcctggagctgggcaTCGTGGCTGGCGCTGCCGTGCGTGGGCTGGGTGAGTGTTGGGGCCTGGGGGCACCCTGGAGCCCTCCCTGGCTTTGCCCTGAGCCCTCTGCTCCTGAGGACCCTTCCTGCCATGCCACCTCGCTCACGGCCACCCTTACCCTTGCAGAGAGACGAGGAGTCCGCATCGCCCGGGCCCTGGTGGGCTCCTTCATGACGGCGCTGGAGATGGCCGGGGTCTCCCTCACCCTCATGCTGGCAGACGAGGAGCTGGTGGGGCTGATCGGTGAGCGCCCGCAGGTGGGGAGGTGGCACGGGACATGCGGGGTGGCCCTGGATGCCGGCACTCGTGGGCACACGGGACCGGTGCCCGGCCGCTGGCGCTGCTGGATGCGGTGTCATGGATTCAGCGGCTCCTGCTGAGCTGGCGCTTGCCTCCCCCCTCTCCGGCTGCTCTAGATGCCGAGACCACGGCCATGGCTTGGCCCAACCTGGTTGCGGGGCCTGCCATGAGCCAGAGACCGGAGGTGCCGGCACCAAACGAGGGACCAGAGACAGCTCAGCAAGCGCCCAGCACAGGTCAGGGCGGCTGCGGGAAGAAGCTGTCGCCGCTCTTGTTGCCTCAGCTTCCCCGCCTCCCCTGAGTTCAAGGCCGGGCTGGGGGTGACGtctcctccctgcagggccCGGTGCAAAGTGGGTGCAGCTGGTCCTGGAGCGGGtgtgcagcaccctgctgggCCTGCAGGACAAGCTCAACGAGCTGGACCGCGCGGCGGGCGACGGGGACTGCGGCCACACACATGCCCGGGCCGCGCGAGGTGCGTGCCGGCCCTTGCCTGGGCCACGGTACCCCCGCTGCCCCCTCGGAGGAGCGGGGGCCGCTCCACGATGTCCCTTGGTGGGGAGCGAGGACCCCCAGGCCACTCTACCCACCTGGGGGCAGGGTCCCCCCACGTTGCTGGgtccccacagcctcccctcTTATCCCCTCCGCCCCGCAGCCATCCAGGAGTGGGTGCGGAGCCGGCCCCCgccggcagccccagcccagctcctctcGGCCCTGGCCgacctgctgctggagaagatgGGCGGCTCCTCCGGCGTGGTGAGTGCGGGGCAAGAGGAGGGAGCGCGGATCCGGAcccccgctgtccccccccgccgccgccgccgcgggtGGTGACGGGGCCGGCGTCCCCGCAGCTCTACGGGCTGTTCCTGACGGCGGCCGCCCGGCCCCTGCACAACCGCAGCGACCTCCCGACGTGGGCTGACGCCATGGACGCCGGCATCGAAGCCATGCAGCGGTGAGTGCGGCGGGACCCCCGCGGaaccccccccggcccctccgcggGACCCTGCCAAGTCCTATGCTCGCCACGCAGGTACGGAGGAGCTGCCCCGGGGGACAGGACGATGGTGAGTGCCGCCGCGCAAGGGGAAGCGCGGCGGGGCCCCGACGCTGCCcacctgctctgggtgctgtCGGCGGCCCCGGCGCTCAGCCCCCTGCCCGTGTCTCCCAGCTGGACTCGCTGTGCGCCGCGGCGCAGGCGCTGCACGCCCTGCGCGGCCCCGGAGCCGACCTGCTGACGGTGCTGGCCTCCGCCGTGCAGGtacggggacgggggggggacCTAGGGTGGGCAGAGCGGGCTGGGAACGGCTGCACCGGGCCGTGCTGGCCGCATCCTGAGCGCTCCCCGTTTCCCCTGGCAGAGCGCGGAGGCGGCGGCAGAAGCCACCCGGCACATGGAGGCCGGCGCGGGCAGAGCCAGCTACATCAGCTcggcccagctgctgcagcctgaccCCGGGGCGGTGGCGGCAGCGGCTGTGCTGCGCGCCGTgctggaggggctgcggggctgagGGAGGGCGGCCGGCTTgtggctgcccccccccgccccggctccccagggctgcagcagcgaTGGGAGACACGGCAGCACGCCCCGAGCACCCCCAATGAATATTTGCGGTCCCACCGAGTTGGCCCAGAGCGTCTGTCCTCCTGCAGAGAGGGGTGGGGTGGTGGGGATTGGGCCCGGGGGGAGGCAGCTGGCCCCTTGGGGCCACGTCCCCACGTCAAGGGGGGATCCAGCCAGCCCTGAGCTCAGCCTGAGCGTGACGGCCGGGGAGGAAGGAAGCTGCCGGGCTACCCACGAGCCCTCCTTTCTGCCCCGTGGCTGGGTGGGGAAACCATGAGGCTCACATGGCTGCACTCACGGGGTCTGGAGGAGGCTCCAGGAGGGGGGCAAAACAGGAACTTGAGGGCCGGGGCAGAGCTTGCCCTGCAGCACATGGTTGGGGGAACCACACAGCAGACTCAGAACAGGGTGAACATGAGGACTGGCCTGGGCTGCCCCAAAGGACGCAGGTGCAAGAGCGCTGCGGAAGCCAGCATTTTATTAGGCGTCCCTGAGGGCTGCTGAGCTGGtcccaccaccacacacacatcCCCGCGAAGGGTAAGGCACGGCGCGAGGGCTCCTGCCGTCCCCGTGGAGGagacggggctggggcagcccacGCTGTGCTGGgtcccaccaccaccagtcAGGGGGTGCTCCTCTGGCGGCTTCCAACCTGACGAGGTGCCCGAGATGGCACCGCAGGGCTCAGGGGCAGCCGATTTGGCACAGATCGCGGTCCAGGCGCGAGGGGACAGCTGGACCCcgcaggagctggcaggcagaggCACGAGGACGCAGGCAGGAGCGCGGCGCTGCAGCTGCTCTTGTcctgaggctggcaggaggcCAGTGCTGGGCCACAAGGGAGGCAAAGAGACGTCCCCACCGCAGCGGCATCTCTGCTGTAAGGCAGCTGACCCCGTTCTTCCCACCAACAGAAGAGCGTTAGGCACAGGCAGCCCGGCGAAGGCGAGGCGTCGGGGCAGGCGGGACAGCAACGGGGTCGGAGAGCTCCGGGCTGGCAGCCCCGGGACGGCAGGGACAGATCTCGGAGGCGTCAGCGCTCGGTGccgagcaggggctgcagggagacgTGGGTGAGCCTGGAGCCTGCgctcccctgcccagcccacCCCGGGGACGGACCAGCTGGGGCCGTGGTGGGAGGCAGACCCCCGGCTCGGCTCCTCAAAGCCTCCCTGGGAGCTGATgcgcagccctgcagcactgcgGGTACCTGGCGCGTGTCCGTGGAGTCGTCCTCGGGGCGCTTCCAGTCTGGGTTGGCCAGGGcgcacagcaccagcaccccGAAGAGGATGATGAGGAGCCCCAGCATGTTGGCGAAGACGGCCTCGGGGGCAGGCGGTTGTACGGCGTCGTTGCTGTCCCGTTCTTCCTGCGGAGAAGAATCGCAAGGCTCGCCTCGCTGTGCCTATTGTGCGccgccccgggggctgcgggctggcTCCATGcccccagcacagcttcacGTGCTACAGCGGGAATAACCCCGCTACCCCAGCAGCCCCGTAACACCGCACCCGTGGCCACCTGTCCCATCTGAGGCTGTGACAGTCCCCTGGCCCCTGAGGGTGCTGCTGCAAGGAGCTGCCAGGGGCTGGTATACAAAgcagcacggggctggaggTGACAGCTGGAGGATTAAGACCCTTCCTTGACACGTCCAGCCTTCCCCTCAGCCCACATCACCCTTTATCCACCCTGCAGCGGGGAGCTGTGGTAGTTAACCACGcacctggggtggggggaaagtTTTCACTTCCCTTAGTTAAGCCCGTGCTTAGTTTCGGTTGATACCACTGCAAGCGCAGAGATAAAaatgcagccccagctccccagcctctctCCCTGCGGGGACTTTCCCCATGGTTGGTCcggcagagcccagcccagcacccgcTGCAACACTCACAGGCTGAAGAAGAGCTTCTCGTTGATGCCCGACACGCAGGACGCCACAGAGAGCATGAGAATGGTGGAGCCAAAGAAGACGTGGACGGGCTTGTAAAGGGCACGGAGCCAGGGGGGCGAGTAGGGCAGCAGGAAGGCGCTGAAGCCAACCAGCCACTGCGGGGACAGGAATTGAGGAAGGGAAGTTTGGGGGGGGCTAGGATATGGGGGGAGGGCCGGAACACGCACCCACCTGGCAGGAAAAGAGCAGCACGgtggccagccccagccagctgtGCAGCGAGTACATGTTGGGCGTCTTGGAGGCGTTGTGGAAGCCGAAGACGGCCACCAGCCCCACCACGGTGAGGCCGAAGGCCGTCAGGGCCAGGGCGCCGTGCAGGACCTTCCAGGGGAGCTTGGGGCCGCGCCAGGCGGCGGGCAGGCGGTACACCAGGGCCGCTGGCGGGCGAGAGGGGTcagggggagccggggggggggggggggggggggggggggggtggggggggggagccgccCAGCCCCGCACCCCCCAAACTCACCTGCGCCGTACAGCACCACCATGCCCGCCACCATCAGCACCGGTGCCAGTTGAACATGCGGGCGCCGCCGTCCCAGGCGAAGCCGCCGCGCCAGCGCTGGCACCAGGCGCCGACGAAGGCCAGGCAGAGGAAGCCCCAGGCCGCCCAGGAAGGCgcagaagggctggaagggCACGGCCAGCATCgctgcggcggggcggcggcacTGCCTGGCGGGGAGAGCGAGGCGCCGTCAGCCCCCCCGGCGGCTCCCTGCCCGGCTCCGGGCTGCGGGCAGGCACCCGGGGGAGGAGCCGGCCCGAAAGGGGAACCCCGctgcgccggggggggggggcggcccggccGCCAGGAACACACctcccggggagggggggggggggggagtcccGGGTGCCCCCcgggtgcccccagcacccgcagccccgTCAGCTCCGGCAGGCCTGATCCCCGCGGGCACCTGCGGCGCCCtccgcggcccggcccccccgaacctgcccccgctgccccctcaCCGGCTGCGGGGAAGGAGCCCCGCGGCTCCCTCCGCCGCCCCCTCGCCCTCGCCCTCGCCGGGCGCCGCCATGTTGGCGGGGGGGCGCTCCGGCCGCCCGTCTCGGTGGTgcccccgccccgggccggCGGGAGCCGGCGAGAACCGGCGAGAGCGGCGGCTAGAGCGGCCCCCGCGCGCTtccgccctcccccccccccccccggcgccgtTGCCGTGGAGACGCAAGATGGCGGCCGCGGGTGAGCGCcgggcggcgggaggggggcgcggcgggggcaCCCCGGCAGCGGCAGCACCGGGCACCGCCGGGACGGCGCCGAGGGATCctcgggggtggggggggctgcgggccggggggggcgaTTCCCATCCCCGGGGTCCCCTGTCAGAGaagggcccccccccccccccgctgccccggcccctTCCTCACCCGCGCCTCCCTGCCcgtccccgggcagccccgctcctgcGCCGCCTCCTCGGCTCCTCCCGTGCGAGCTGCCCCTTCGGGGAGCGCGGTGCTGCGGGGTGAGGTGACGGGGAGCGGTGCTGGGTCACGGCgtgccccggcccggccccgcagcgtGGCCCGCTCAGCACCGCCGGGGAGAGGTGTGAGTAATCTGCCCGCACCCACCAGGGCTCGCACGTCTTCCTCGTCCCTGCGTTTCTTTTCCTGGTTGCTCCGTGAAATCGGGGGCAGCGGAAGCCCTGGAGGGTGGGAGAGAGCAACCTTGTTTGTGAGAGCCCAGCTTACGGAACAGGGGCCGGGGCAAAGCTTGGCGTCTGTGCCAGGAACCGTGAGGATGTGCCGTGGCTTTGACGCTGCTTTGGGTTTCCTGGCTGAGGAAGGTCGCAGGGTTCAGGAGCTGCCCCCGCCCCGTTGTGGGGGGTTGCGTCCAGCCCTACCAAGCAAAACCTCCGCTCCCCCCTCAGGTGCCAGCTGTAGGGAGCGGCGATGCTGAGCCCCCGGCGCCACACCATGAGCTGCCTGCACCTCTGGGGATGCCGGGGCTGAGGGCTCTAGCCCCCGGGGAAGGAGGATGCTCCAGACCAGCAACTACGGCCTGGTGCTGTTCCTgcagtttctgctgctgttctacGACCTGTTTGTCAACTCCTTCTCGGAGCTGCTCCGCACAGCCCCCGCCGTCCAGCTCGTCCTCTTCATGTGAGCGCTGGgcgggcagggcggcggggcAGGAGGGCCGGGCTCTCCCGCGTCACCGGGGTCTCACCGcgcctctcctctccctcagcaTCCAGGACATCGCCATTCTTTTCAACgtcatcatcatcttcctcaTGTTCTTCAATACCTTCGTCTTCCAGGCCGGGCTGGTCAACCTCCTCTTCCACAAGTTCAAGGGGACCATCCTGCTGTCCGCAGCCTACCTGGCGCTCAGCATTTCCTTCCACGTCTGGGTCATGGtaggctgggggctgcccgcTTCTCCCAAGGGCACGCGGGCAGCAGCCACCACCCCCTGCTGCCTTCTGTCTCTCTCCCAGGAGAGGCAGGGCACGGTTTCCCGCTGCTGGGGACGTTTTGGTGTGCCCCCATCCCTGTTATCCCCCTGGGGTTCCCCGCCTGCCCCCCGCCGTAGCTCtcgggctggcagggagctgccgcATCCCAGCCCCCGCCCTCAGCATCGTGACCTGCTGCAAAATCCTCTTTCCCCAGGGAAAACGTGGTGGctctggctgcctgctgccgcAGAAGCCCACGCTGGAGTGATCCCTGCTGAAGGCTGTGGCGGCAGCTCCCAGTTTACCTGGGATTAATCCCCAGCAAACGCCCGcgcagggaggctgggggcagcccccttCCTGCTGGCATCGAGCCCCGGGGGTTCCTGCTCTGTCCAAGCAGCCTtgtccccttctctcccccGTCTCAGCccccctgtcccagctgccaGTTCCCAAAACGAGCAGCTGCCgggccctgcccagcccctcctctgcagggctggggcgaGGGCTTGTCCCCACCCTgctgccccggggccggggTAGGGGCCGGGGTAGTGCCCGGGGCTGGCCCGGGGCCATCCTGCCCACGCTGTCCGGGCAGGGGATTGATGGGGATTTGCAGGGATCTGAAGTGTGAAGCCAGAATAGGTCCTGGCTCGCTGGCCAAATCCCCTGAGCTGCTTAACCTTTGGGGTGCGGGTGCTCCCGGAGCCAGCAGCATCACATGGACCCGCGGGGCACAGGTCCAGCCCCCGCCCGCCGGGATCAGCGGCGTGCCAGGCCGCAGGAGCCAGAGGTGCTGCCCCCAAGCTGACGCACGGGTTCTTCCGTGTCTTTGTCCGTGTCAGAACCTGCGGTGGAGGGACTCCAGCCGCTTCGTCTGGACCGAGGGCCTGCAGAcgctttttgttttccagcgGCTGGGTAAGGGCTCGCGttggctggggcagcaggaccagccctgcctggggggACTGGGGGCTCCTGGAGGCCGTGTGGGCACCCCCGGCCCTTCTGGCCGTAACCCCAAAGGCGGGGGGCCTGCcctcacctccctccctcccgcagcGGCCGTGCTCTACTGCTACTTCTACAAGAGGACGGCGGTGCACCTGGGCGACCCCCTCTTCTACCAGGACTCGCTCTGGCTGCGCAGGGAGTTCGCGCAGTTCCGCGGCTGACGGCACCGCTCCAGCTTGCGGCCCCTCTGCAACTCCTCGCCCCGAGGGACGGATCCAAGAGGCCGGGGGGGGCTTGGCCGGGCCCctcagctccagcccagctgtgctCCTCGGCCTTCCAGCGCCCAGGCCTCCTGCCGGCGCTGGCACGGCTCACGCGGACGGCGGGGATCGGCAGGATGCTCGTGGGGCGTCCTGGTCTGCCCCTGCGTCACAGCCCCTGGTGGGACTGGGGTGTTTTTGTGCGTAGTAAAGAAACAAACTGGCTGCGTTTTCCAGAGTGTGTCTGCGCGTCCCTGGTGtctcctgctcttcccttcctGCCGCGGCCGGCGTCCCTGCCTGTGCCTGGAACTGAGGGGACAGCAGGAAGCTCGCGCAGCCCTGGCCTGCTGGGGGAGTCACAAAGCGGGCTGGTGCCAGCGGGTGGGCCCGCGTGGGGCCCTGCGGGCTCCGCCGGCAGCTCGGACAGACGGACGGGCaaggggggggggccgcggctcagacgggcgcggggccgcggggagggcCGGCCCCGGGCGGCAGCGGGACTCGAACCCGCGGCCCTTGGCCTCGGTCCTCCGGAGCCATAGAGAGGGCGGAGGGAGCGGCGGGCGCGCTCCCCGCCGGTTGCCATGGAGACGCAAGATGGCGCCCAGGGGtgagcgcggcggggccgggccgggccgggcggtACCggagggggaggctggggggcgcggggcggtgccgtgaccccccccccccccccgcccttccCGGCCACGGCCGCCGCTCCCCCGCAGGCCGCCAGCGCTCCTCGGCGCcgctgcaggtgctgctctTCCTCAACGGGTGGTACAGCGCGACCTACTTCGTGGCGGAGGCCTTCATCTTCGCCTACAAgggtgagccccccccccccccctcctcctcctcctcctcctcctcctcctcctcctcctcctcacgcCCCCCTCAGCCCCGCGGCGGACGGGGGCGCTGAGCCGGCCGTGCccgcagcgctgctgctgccctacCCCGTCAGCAACCTGCTGCTGGacgcgctgctgctgctcctctacCTGGGCACCGAGGCCACCCGCATCTTCTTCGGTGAGTCGTGGGGAACGGGCGGCCTCCAGCCACGgccccctccaccccacccccccccccgccgccgcccccacATCCCGGGGTCGGTGTGGGGGGAACGGGggcggcccccgccccgctgACCGGGCGCCCCGCAGGCTCCaagggcaacctgtgccagcggAAGGTGCCGCTCTCCGTCAGCCTGGCCCTCACCGTGCCGGCGGCCGTGATGGCGGCCTActacctgctgctgcagacctACGCCCTGCGCCTGGAGGCCATCCTCAGCGCCATCCTCCTGCTCTTCTACGCcgcggagctgctgctgggcgtCCTCGCGCTGCTCTCCTTCTCCAGGTACCGCGCGGGGCGAGGGCAGCGCCGGGGCGCCGCGTGGTGCCGGGTGCTAACACATCCCGCATCCTTTGCAGCGTTGAtgtgtattgaggccctgcaCCAGAGGACCCGAGGCACAGGTACGCGAGACAGCAGTGAGCCAGCGGCCCCAGCCCGCCTCCCAGGCCCTCGCTGGCACCCGTGGGCAGCCCGAGGAGCGGTCTCCCCGCTGCCCGATCCCCTCCGCTTTGCCCGCAGCATGTGCGAGCGAGCGACGCGCTGGGCAGcacctgccctgctgccacccgGCCCCCGGGGCTTGTGACACACAGGTCAGTTCAAGGTAcggagaattattttttttctaccgTGTTCTCAGAATCATTCACTATtttccaataaatatttatttttacctggtGCCTGGGCATGTGGCGTCTCACAGGGCAGCGGGCTGGGCACGGAGCGCTCAGGAGCTTCCAGCACGGCACCGCCTGTACTGACCCCCGCCCCACGGCGCTGCCCAGAGCTCCCCAGGGGGGCACAAGGAGCCCCTTGGAAGTGCCAGAGGACAGGGGGGCACTTGGCTCTTGCTGCCCTTCCCTCCCATGCGGCCTTGTTCCCCACAGCTTGTTGTTCCTTGTTCCGTACCACACTCACACCGCATCCATCCCCTAAAAGTCCTGACAGAAGCTCCCTGCAGCGCCATATAAAAGATTGACAACGTCATCAAGTTTATTACACAATTTCCAACCTAtcagaaagacaaacaaatcTAGTCACTGCGAGCAGGAGGGGCAGCGCCTCGCTGGGTGGTTAATAGGGGTTTGCTCTGCACTTTTCCCCACTATttggaaagaaactaaaaatttgtgtcatttaagtaaaaaaacaGAACTCTCCCACCAAATGCTCCCCCCAGCACTCACCCGCTAAGCCGGCACCTCATGGTactttacagaattatttttttttcttttgttttgtgtgattTTAGCCTAAAAAGACCTCTGGAGCCGGGTTtctcctctccagccacagtTCAGAGGGCAAGACCACCCGGCTGGCATCCCTGGGGGCTGGAAGTCACTCTGGGTCTCCCTAGCTCGCCCCGACCCCCTTGGGCTCCTCCAGCGAACAGCCTGTGCCGGAGGGACccgtgcggggctgggggctgctccctgaCCTCGAAGCGGCTGCGCACAGCTCTGCGCAGCCCCGCCAGGCACGGAAACCTCCCGGCCTTGTCCCCAACACCCCTGTCCCAGCCTGCGAGTGTGCCCCGCAGCCGGCGTGCCACCGCACGCAGAGGGGCCGTGCCACACCGCCCGTTGGGAAAGGGGGGTCAGGGCAACGCCGCGGGGAAGGGGGCAGCCCCTTGCAGGGACCGCGCGGTCCCCGAGGCCCGCTGGCTGCGGGTGGCGGCCCGCCCTGCCTCCTCCGCTTCCTCTAAAACAAGGAAGGCTCTGCGGGAGAGGCCGGCTCCACGCGGGGCCCCGCTGGCgcctgctggccagagctgcgCTGCTTCGGGAGACGTGCGCGGAGGCGGCGATCCCGCTGGGAAAGtcggggcaggggaagggggcgACCCCTGCCCGGCTCCCACCCCAGCAcgctgccccccgccccagcTGGGCAGGCgagagcggggccgggctgcgctTCCCCTCCGCCGGCCGGAGGGAGGCTGGGACCAGGCACAACTTCCCTGCGCCTCCTCCGGCCAAACCAGACACGGGGCGCGAGCTGCACGCCTCCAAGCCCCCCCGCTGCAGGCGCCTGGTGGGGATCCGTCCCCTTCCAGACGCCCCCAAagggctgcagagaggaaaaggctCACAAACCTCCCTCCGTGGTATAAAAGCACCGTTTCTCTTTGGGTCCAAGTATCCgcggagcggggctgccccaGGCTCCCCGGCTTCCAGCCTCTCCccgggaagcagcagcagcggcggtGGGTGCGGGCAAGGGCTCAGGCCCCAAGGCCACGAGGTGTCGGAGGGAGTCCGCGGGGCGCAGCGCGGCCCTTCCTCGGGGCGCAGCGCGGCCCTTCCTCGGGTGCCCGGAGAgagccgggggcggcgggcagggggcagggggtggaGCGGCCTCGGTGGCACAGTCCTGGTCGAGGTGAGGAGATACGAGTCCATTAAAAACCACTTACTGCCGAACTCCTGCAGGGGAGAGAGCGGAGAGGGGTGGTCAGCGCTGCTCCAGAGACCCCGCGCCTCCCCCACGGGCGTCCCCAGTCCTGCGGGTGCCTTGCCGCCGGCTCACCTGTCTCAGTGGTGCCGGTCCCTCTCTCTGTCCCTGTCCCGATGCCGCTCGTGCTCCCGGTTCCGCTCCTGGAAATAGTCCTCGTGCCGGTCCTCGCTGTGCAGCAGGTCCCGGTGCCGCCGGCTGCTCTCGCGGGACCGGCTGGGAGAGCGCTCCCGAGACCGGTGTCGTTTCCTGGGGAAACGGAGCAAAGGGTTCTGGTCACCTCCCGGGGGGACCTGGCCGGGTCTCTCCCCACAGGGGGGACGGAGACCAAGACCGGGACCCTGAGACAGGGTGCCCGTGGCGCCACCCGCAGGCAGTGGtacctggaggagctgctgctggcgcCTGTGCTGTAGGACTTGGCTTCGATCCCATGCAGGCAGTCTttgagggaggagaggaggacgCGGCACCGCTCGTCGTTGGCGACGCGGGACTGCTTGATGACGGCGATGGCCGTGAGGAGGGTCTCGATGGCGTCGCTGTAGTCGCCTGggcgggagcggagcggggctgaGGGATGCAGGCGAGCCGCGGGGTCGGGGCAgggcggggggacgggggggacgCAGTCAGCATTACCTGCGCTGGCGCCCGACACCGCCTTGGAAATGGCGCT
The genomic region above belongs to Cygnus olor isolate bCygOlo1 chromosome 5, bCygOlo1.pri.v2, whole genome shotgun sequence and contains:
- the TKFC gene encoding triokinase/FMN cyclase isoform X2, giving the protein MEASKKLVSSVAGCADDTLAGLVACNPGLRLLRGHRVALRADLAALRGRVALLSGGGSGHEPAHAGYIGKGMLSGVVAGAVFTSPAVGSILAAIRAVTQAGAVGTLLIVKNYTGDRLNFGLALERARAEGADVQMVVVGDDCAFTTQKKAGRRGLCGTVLVHKVAGALAEAGASLDEIVKRVSAVAKAMGTLGLSLSPCSVPGSKPTFQLADDEMELGLGIHGEAGVRRMKVMPADEAVETMLAHMTDPANASHLPLSRGASVVLVVNNLGGLSCLELGIVAGAAVRGLERRGVRIARALVGSFMTALEMAGVSLTLMLADEELVGLIDAETTAMAWPNLVAGPAMSQRPEVPAPNEGPETAQQAPSTGPGAKWVQLVLERVCSTLLGLQDKLNELDRAAGDGDCGHTHARAARAIQEWVRSRPPPAAPAQLLSALADLLLEKMGGSSGVLYGLFLTAAARPLHNRSDLPTWADAMDAGIEAMQRYGGAAPGDRTMLDSLCAAAQALHALRGPGADLLTVLASAVQSAEAAAEATRHMEAGAGRASYISSAQLLQPDPGAVAAAAVLRAVLEGLRG
- the TMEM138 gene encoding transmembrane protein 138 isoform X1; the protein is MLQTSNYGLVLFLQFLLLFYDLFVNSFSELLRTAPAVQLVLFIIQDIAILFNVIIIFLMFFNTFVFQAGLVNLLFHKFKGTILLSAAYLALSISFHVWVMVQPPPAGISGVPGRRSQRCCPQADARVLPCLCPCQNLRWRDSSRFVWTEGLQTLFVFQRLAAVLYCYFYKRTAVHLGDPLFYQDSLWLRREFAQFRG
- the TMEM138 gene encoding transmembrane protein 138 isoform X2, which gives rise to MLQTSNYGLVLFLQFLLLFYDLFVNSFSELLRTAPAVQLVLFIIQDIAILFNVIIIFLMFFNTFVFQAGLVNLLFHKFKGTILLSAAYLALSISFHVWVMNLRWRDSSRFVWTEGLQTLFVFQRLAAVLYCYFYKRTAVHLGDPLFYQDSLWLRREFAQFRG
- the TKFC gene encoding triokinase/FMN cyclase isoform X1, producing MPSGTPHPGRGPHFRGAPPGPPHSPSLCPPHEPPSPAQPSPAQPGRPRPAGGVWTLPSLSPRQSLDPGRRLLGSHSAGTADGAGEPRVPPECHRDLQEPLPHHAAMEASKKLVSSVAGCADDTLAGLVACNPGLRLLRGHRVALRADLAALRGRVALLSGGGSGHEPAHAGYIGKGMLSGVVAGAVFTSPAVGSILAAIRAVTQAGAVGTLLIVKNYTGDRLNFGLALERARAEGADVQMVVVGDDCAFTTQKKAGRRGLCGTVLVHKVAGALAEAGASLDEIVKRVSAVAKAMGTLGLSLSPCSVPGSKPTFQLADDEMELGLGIHGEAGVRRMKVMPADEAVETMLAHMTDPANASHLPLSRGASVVLVVNNLGGLSCLELGIVAGAAVRGLERRGVRIARALVGSFMTALEMAGVSLTLMLADEELVGLIDAETTAMAWPNLVAGPAMSQRPEVPAPNEGPETAQQAPSTGPGAKWVQLVLERVCSTLLGLQDKLNELDRAAGDGDCGHTHARAARAIQEWVRSRPPPAAPAQLLSALADLLLEKMGGSSGVLYGLFLTAAARPLHNRSDLPTWADAMDAGIEAMQRYGGAAPGDRTMLDSLCAAAQALHALRGPGADLLTVLASAVQSAEAAAEATRHMEAGAGRASYISSAQLLQPDPGAVAAAAVLRAVLEGLRG
- the LOC121071696 gene encoding LOW QUALITY PROTEIN: cytochrome b ascorbate-dependent protein 3 (The sequence of the model RefSeq protein was modified relative to this genomic sequence to represent the inferred CDS: inserted 2 bases in 2 codons) — encoded protein: MVWRRGLSIAAPYSWHPRPPSCVSTATAPGGGGGGRKRAGAALAAALAGSRRLPPARGGGTTETGGRSAPPPTWRRPARARARGRRREPRGSFPAAGSAAAPPQRCWPCPSSPSAPSWAAWGFLCLAFVGAWCQRWRGGFAWDGGARMFNWHXVLMVAGMVVLYGAAALVYRLPAAWRGPKLPWKVLHGALALTAFGLTVVGLVAVFGFHNASKTPNMYSLHSWLGLATVLLFSCQWLVGFSAFLLPYSPPWLRALYKPVHVFFGSTILMLSVASCVSGINEKLFFSLKNGTATTPYNRLPXEAVFANMLGLLIILFGVLVLCALANPDWKRPEDDSTDTRQPLLGTER